Proteins encoded by one window of Candidatus Nitrosocosmicus hydrocola:
- a CDS encoding heavy metal translocating P-type ATPase encodes MAKDPICGMFVEEVESSIHHKKDEITYYFCASQCLNEFLEPEKALKKLKVHVVISIALTIPIILLSLPHMIPQVGHLLPMDIMGYTNYILLALATPIQFWIGLRFYRGFWDGIKAKTSNMDTLIAIGTSAAYVYSTIVTIFPGYFPFTAVYFETAAIIITLILIGRLLETKTKEKASDAVRKLLDLKPRTARVLRAVIREKNDTGESTATTSLDGPRLKLVSKEVREIEIPVEEVIEGDLMIIRPGEKVPTDGTIIDGSSSIDESAITGESIPVDKVEGDKVIGATINKNGLLKVRATEIGQNTVLSQIITLVEEAKTGKAKLERMVDQVAKYFVPAIIIIAIGVFLGWYFIGNAGLTYSILAFVSVMIIACPCALGLATPAALMMGAGKGAENGILFKGGEHIEIASKVNTIVFDKTGTLTEGKPSVTDIIALDQMDNIELLRLASIAESGSEHPLAQAVIDKAKNEGLEVMVSPDSFEAIAGHGLRATYSNQVIMIGNRKMMYDNKISIDENIERRLSLLEQEGKTAVLVSINNRLSGIIAIADTIKMGTKEVIEMLKKQSIESIMLTGDNEMTAKAVASKIGIERVIAQVLPHQKEEIVSNLKTKENKIVAMVGDGINDAPALAKADLGIAIGSGTDVAKETGGIILVKNDIRDVITALDLGKKTVSKIKQNLFWAFAYNTGLIPVAAGILVPFFGLSVFGWLPILAGVAMAMSSVTVVTNSLLLGRYKPKK; translated from the coding sequence ATGGCAAAAGACCCTATTTGCGGTATGTTCGTAGAGGAAGTGGAAAGCTCAATTCATCATAAAAAGGATGAAATTACCTATTATTTTTGCGCATCTCAATGTCTAAACGAATTTCTTGAGCCGGAGAAGGCTTTAAAAAAGTTAAAGGTTCATGTTGTGATAAGCATAGCATTAACTATACCCATAATTTTACTCAGTCTACCTCATATGATTCCACAAGTCGGCCATCTTTTACCTATGGACATAATGGGATACACAAATTACATACTTTTGGCTCTAGCAACTCCTATTCAATTTTGGATAGGCTTGCGATTCTATAGAGGATTTTGGGATGGTATCAAAGCAAAAACTTCAAACATGGATACTCTAATTGCAATAGGTACTTCTGCTGCTTATGTTTACAGTACTATAGTTACCATATTTCCAGGATATTTTCCCTTTACTGCAGTATATTTTGAAACTGCTGCGATAATAATTACTCTAATTCTGATAGGAAGACTGCTCGAAACAAAAACAAAAGAAAAAGCTTCTGATGCAGTAAGAAAGTTGTTAGACTTAAAACCACGGACCGCTCGAGTACTAAGAGCTGTAATAAGAGAAAAAAATGATACGGGTGAAAGCACTGCTACTACTTCATTGGATGGCCCTCGTTTAAAATTAGTATCCAAGGAAGTTAGAGAGATTGAAATTCCTGTCGAAGAAGTTATAGAAGGGGATTTAATGATTATACGACCTGGTGAAAAAGTTCCTACAGATGGAACAATAATTGATGGCTCCTCTTCCATAGATGAATCTGCAATAACGGGCGAAAGCATACCTGTAGATAAGGTAGAGGGAGACAAGGTAATAGGAGCTACTATCAACAAGAACGGTTTACTAAAAGTACGGGCAACCGAAATTGGCCAGAATACAGTCTTATCCCAAATAATCACTTTAGTGGAGGAGGCTAAAACAGGGAAAGCGAAGCTGGAAAGAATGGTTGACCAAGTTGCCAAGTATTTTGTTCCTGCCATTATAATAATAGCAATCGGAGTTTTTCTTGGATGGTACTTTATAGGAAATGCGGGACTAACTTATTCTATACTGGCCTTTGTGTCTGTAATGATAATTGCATGTCCTTGTGCTTTGGGATTAGCGACTCCTGCAGCCTTAATGATGGGTGCTGGAAAAGGTGCTGAAAATGGGATTTTGTTTAAAGGTGGTGAACATATAGAGATAGCAAGCAAAGTTAATACCATAGTATTTGATAAAACTGGAACATTAACAGAGGGAAAACCTTCTGTTACCGATATTATAGCACTTGATCAAATGGATAACATTGAATTGTTAAGATTAGCTTCTATAGCAGAATCCGGCTCTGAACATCCATTGGCTCAGGCTGTCATAGATAAAGCAAAAAACGAAGGACTTGAAGTGATGGTCTCTCCTGATTCATTTGAAGCAATAGCAGGACATGGGCTTCGAGCTACCTATTCTAACCAAGTGATAATGATAGGGAATAGAAAAATGATGTATGACAATAAGATATCTATTGATGAAAATATAGAGAGGAGGCTTTCCCTGCTGGAACAAGAAGGTAAAACAGCCGTATTAGTTTCGATAAATAATCGCTTGTCTGGAATAATTGCAATAGCTGATACCATCAAAATGGGTACAAAAGAAGTGATAGAGATGCTAAAAAAACAAAGTATCGAGTCAATAATGCTCACAGGAGATAACGAAATGACTGCCAAGGCCGTTGCCTCCAAAATTGGAATAGAGAGGGTAATAGCACAGGTATTGCCCCATCAAAAGGAAGAGATTGTAAGTAATTTGAAGACAAAGGAAAATAAAATTGTGGCAATGGTTGGAGATGGGATTAATGATGCACCCGCTTTAGCTAAGGCTGACTTGGGAATTGCAATAGGTTCTGGAACTGACGTTGCCAAAGAAACTGGCGGCATCATATTAGTTAAGAATGATATTCGAGATGTAATAACTGCGCTGGACCTAGGAAAGAAAACAGTTTCAAAAATAAAACAAAACTTGTTTTGGGCTTTTGCTTATAATACGGGATTAATTCCAGTCGCTGCTGGTATACTTGTTCCTTTTTTTGGGCTTTCAGTCTTTGGTTGGCTTCCAATTCTTGCCGGTGTAGCAATGGCTATGAGCTCAGTAACAGTAGTTACAAACTCATTACTACTAGGAAGGTATAAGCCTAAAAAGTAA
- a CDS encoding trypsin-like peptidase domain-containing protein: MSFVVIVALTMSLGFYSVLTTINNLVTENYFFVNAFAQQQPLPNMTKNDNSSMFTNNNPLSSNNVSDNSPDEENLIKLYDKVDHSVVQVTQDSNIPGASRLGSGFVYDKEGHVVTNYHVVAGDTINKEFDVTFTDGTSYKATIVGVDPFAEIAVLKIPIENNTEVMGKLIPLQIGDFSEVNVGQRVAAIGNPFGLSASITEGIVSGLGRVLPALPSENSQIPIVEDTPAFSIPDIIQTDAAINPGNSGGPLLNMRGEVIGINTAIFSATGMYSGVGFAIPSYLIQKVVPSIITTGEYQHPYLGVSGTDMDSDIAEIMNLKNTTGFLVIQVTSGSPAEKAGIRGGAILTEIDGREVELGGDVIVGIDDKSIRKIDDLLSYLDREKKVGENVTLTIIRNGQVQEIVLTLAARPDSTISNNETIQQKIQDNSPSLGITGINVTPEIALQMNVPSSIINEGEKGFLVIDVLRNGSAEDAGIRGGYISSNINGNQIELGGDIIIGIENITIGSVEDIRKALSQKQVGDSIELTVYRDNSTIEIPVTLKEGSESDLVKNILPPTSPSSPDIPGDDSPFQQPFNPFKDFSNDIYDQCVEIAGKDACDRLFGR, encoded by the coding sequence ATGTCTTTTGTTGTAATAGTTGCACTGACGATGTCTTTAGGTTTCTATTCTGTACTGACTACGATTAATAACCTGGTTACTGAAAACTATTTCTTTGTTAATGCTTTTGCTCAACAACAACCATTACCAAATATGACCAAAAATGATAACAGTTCTATGTTCACAAATAACAATCCATTATCCTCAAATAATGTTTCTGATAATTCACCAGACGAAGAGAATTTAATTAAACTTTATGATAAAGTGGACCACTCTGTGGTGCAAGTTACACAAGATTCAAACATACCTGGTGCATCTCGTTTAGGTTCAGGTTTTGTATATGATAAAGAGGGACATGTAGTTACCAATTACCATGTTGTAGCTGGAGATACTATCAATAAAGAGTTTGATGTAACATTCACTGATGGAACTAGCTATAAAGCTACAATTGTAGGTGTAGATCCCTTTGCTGAAATAGCCGTTTTAAAAATTCCAATAGAAAATAATACAGAAGTCATGGGAAAGCTAATACCGTTACAGATAGGCGACTTTTCTGAAGTGAATGTCGGGCAAAGGGTTGCTGCCATAGGCAATCCTTTTGGGCTGTCTGCCTCCATTACTGAGGGAATAGTAAGTGGCTTGGGAAGAGTCCTTCCAGCACTACCTTCTGAAAATAGTCAAATACCCATTGTCGAAGATACGCCTGCTTTTTCAATTCCAGATATTATACAAACTGATGCAGCAATAAACCCCGGAAATTCAGGTGGACCATTATTAAATATGAGAGGAGAAGTTATAGGAATCAATACCGCTATTTTCTCTGCTACTGGTATGTACTCTGGAGTAGGTTTTGCAATTCCTTCTTATTTGATACAAAAAGTGGTCCCTTCTATCATTACTACGGGTGAATACCAACATCCTTACTTGGGAGTATCAGGAACAGATATGGATTCAGACATTGCAGAAATAATGAATCTTAAAAATACTACAGGATTCTTGGTGATACAGGTTACATCTGGAAGTCCCGCAGAAAAAGCTGGGATACGTGGAGGTGCAATATTGACAGAAATAGATGGAAGAGAGGTAGAACTCGGAGGAGATGTTATCGTAGGAATTGATGATAAATCTATTAGAAAAATAGATGATTTACTGTCTTATCTAGATAGAGAAAAGAAAGTTGGAGAAAATGTCACTCTTACCATAATAAGAAATGGACAAGTACAAGAAATTGTTTTGACTTTGGCTGCAAGACCTGATTCTACTATTTCAAATAATGAAACTATACAACAAAAAATACAAGACAATAGTCCCTCTCTTGGAATAACGGGTATTAATGTTACTCCCGAAATAGCCTTACAAATGAACGTACCATCTAGCATTATTAACGAAGGAGAAAAAGGATTTCTTGTAATTGATGTCCTTAGAAATGGTTCGGCTGAGGATGCAGGAATTAGGGGAGGATATATTAGCTCCAACATTAATGGAAACCAAATAGAACTTGGAGGAGATATAATAATTGGAATAGAAAACATTACTATAGGATCGGTAGAGGATATTAGAAAAGCACTTTCTCAAAAACAAGTAGGGGACAGTATTGAACTCACAGTATATCGAGATAACAGTACCATCGAGATTCCTGTTACATTAAAGGAAGGTTCTGAGTCAGATCTGGTAAAAAATATACTGCCCCCAACTTCTCCATCTTCTCCAGATATTCCAGGAGATGACTCTCCATTCCAGCAACCCTTCAACCCATTTAAAGATTTTAGTAACGATATCTATGATCAATGTGTTGAAATAGCTGGAAAGGATGCTTGTGATAGACTATTTGGAAGATAG
- a CDS encoding cupredoxin domain-containing protein, producing the protein MLVTVLFVAFTFVILSIIPTAYAQSDNTVSIVSDASKLGDKAYDPSPITISQGDTVVWTNNDFGIHTVTENSDMYSSKDLRPDQTFEYTFDESGNFDYHCKLHPTMTGKVIVN; encoded by the coding sequence ATGTTGGTAACAGTATTGTTCGTTGCATTTACCTTTGTCATCCTCTCAATAATTCCGACTGCTTATGCTCAATCGGATAACACAGTATCCATTGTTTCAGATGCCTCTAAGCTAGGAGATAAAGCATATGATCCAAGCCCTATAACGATAAGCCAAGGAGATACTGTAGTATGGACAAATAATGACTTTGGTATACACACAGTAACAGAAAACAGTGATATGTATAGTTCCAAAGATCTCAGACCGGATCAAACCTTTGAATACACATTCGATGAATCGGGTAATTTTGATTATCATTGTAAATTACACCCCACAATGACGGGAAAAGTAATTGTAAACTAA
- a CDS encoding YHS domain-containing protein — MAKDPVCNMNVEEKTAKHVSEINGNRIYLCSAACKQQFEQNPSKYGY, encoded by the coding sequence ATGGCAAAGGACCCTGTTTGTAATATGAATGTGGAGGAAAAAACTGCAAAACATGTATCAGAAATTAATGGTAATAGAATTTACTTGTGTTCTGCTGCGTGTAAACAACAGTTTGAACAAAATCCATCAAAATACGGATATTGA
- a CDS encoding VOC family protein: protein MDNVDPIPKGYETITPHIFAINAAKAIEFYKNVFGAIEEHRHTIPGKDGTEKIVHAVISIRDSKLMIADEFTEMCSEEVSMGEKIGSPKSVGGNSVFLNLYFENVDEIFDRAQKAGATVIMPLSDAFWGDRYGQFKDPYGHIWEVATHKKDMSNEELTKAAKEAFEQMEKNNMSSSQSGS, encoded by the coding sequence ATGGATAATGTAGATCCTATCCCCAAAGGGTATGAAACTATTACCCCGCACATTTTTGCAATAAATGCCGCAAAGGCCATTGAATTCTACAAGAATGTTTTTGGTGCTATCGAAGAGCACCGTCATACAATCCCTGGAAAAGACGGCACAGAAAAAATAGTTCATGCGGTAATATCCATAAGAGATTCTAAGCTCATGATTGCCGACGAATTCACTGAAATGTGTAGTGAGGAAGTATCTATGGGCGAGAAAATCGGCTCCCCCAAGTCGGTTGGCGGCAACTCCGTGTTTCTTAACCTGTATTTTGAAAATGTGGATGAGATTTTTGACCGAGCTCAAAAGGCCGGCGCTACAGTGATAATGCCATTATCAGATGCTTTTTGGGGAGACAGGTATGGCCAATTTAAAGACCCTTATGGGCATATTTGGGAAGTAGCAACCCACAAGAAAGATATGTCAAATGAGGAATTAACAAAGGCTGCAAAAGAGGCATTTGAACAGATGGAAAAAAATAACATGTCATCCTCTCAATCTGGTAGTTAA
- a CDS encoding GNAT family N-acetyltransferase has translation MTSVRISKASYEDIKTILSLQIKTFRSEADIYNDFETSPPLLQTLEEITKEFSESIFLKALLGDEIVGSVRGLQVDKTVYIKRLVVNPQYQNQGIGTKLMKSIEDSFKDNKKFELFTGHKSIRNLHLYHNLGYKEFKRIPIHDNLTMIYLEKYVIDRYSTKYTSDS, from the coding sequence ATGACCTCCGTAAGAATATCAAAGGCCTCTTATGAAGACATCAAGACTATTTTATCATTACAGATAAAAACCTTTAGAAGCGAAGCAGATATCTACAACGATTTTGAAACCTCTCCACCGTTACTACAAACTTTGGAAGAAATAACTAAGGAGTTTTCAGAATCAATATTTCTTAAAGCGTTGTTAGGGGATGAAATAGTCGGGTCGGTTAGAGGACTTCAAGTTGATAAAACTGTTTATATCAAAAGATTAGTTGTGAATCCGCAGTACCAAAATCAAGGCATAGGAACTAAGCTCATGAAATCAATTGAAGATTCCTTTAAAGATAACAAAAAATTTGAATTATTTACAGGTCATAAAAGTATTAGAAATTTGCATCTTTACCATAATCTTGGATATAAAGAATTTAAACGCATACCAATTCATGATAATCTAACAATGATATACTTAGAAAAATATGTAATTGACAGATATTCCACTAAATATACATCAGATAGTTGA
- a CDS encoding VOC family protein — translation MSEVNRISAVTLIIKNMERSCNFYSNIPGFKLTFGGTSNDSFTTYQIGKYNSIAFLNLELKKLSDNDDIDQVNNSNNFGRIIFYTDDVDRLYTYFKTNKSISNLIRLENEPVDAPWNERYFHIREPDGFQLSFAQPI, via the coding sequence ATGAGTGAAGTAAACAGGATTTCCGCGGTAACTCTAATAATTAAGAATATGGAACGCTCATGCAATTTTTACTCCAATATACCTGGTTTCAAGCTTACATTTGGGGGAACTTCAAATGATTCTTTTACCACATATCAGATTGGTAAGTACAATAGTATTGCATTTTTAAATTTAGAACTAAAGAAATTGTCTGATAATGATGACATAGATCAGGTGAATAATAGCAATAATTTCGGTAGAATTATTTTTTATACGGATGACGTTGATAGACTCTATACTTATTTTAAGACCAATAAGTCAATTTCCAATTTAATTCGACTTGAAAATGAGCCTGTGGACGCACCATGGAATGAACGATACTTTCACATACGTGAACCCGATGGATTTCAACTTTCTTTTGCTCAACCAATCTAA
- a CDS encoding CAP domain-containing protein, with protein sequence MYNKVSVKISVILAFLAVLTIPPTIFQVSYAQISSADQEVILNLHNSEREQVGVPAISWSDSVANDAQNWANHIASLGLTAEQLPPHAKWEERQPQGENLAWGATGIFPISVLAQGWADEKSNFQPGHIMSASDFEEGVPMIGHYTQMVWKDTTEIGCGLASDAIQDYLVCRYNPTGNFYGQTPY encoded by the coding sequence ATGTATAATAAAGTATCAGTAAAAATATCCGTTATTTTGGCCTTCTTGGCAGTCCTGACAATTCCTCCAACTATATTTCAGGTCTCATATGCCCAAATTAGCTCTGCCGATCAAGAAGTTATTTTGAATCTGCACAATTCTGAGCGCGAACAAGTTGGCGTCCCAGCCATATCCTGGAGCGATAGTGTCGCCAATGATGCTCAAAATTGGGCCAATCACATAGCATCACTTGGGCTAACTGCAGAACAATTACCACCACATGCAAAGTGGGAAGAACGACAACCCCAGGGTGAGAACTTGGCTTGGGGAGCCACGGGAATATTTCCGATATCTGTATTAGCTCAAGGGTGGGCTGATGAAAAGTCGAACTTTCAACCTGGCCATATCATGAGCGCAAGTGACTTTGAGGAAGGGGTTCCTATGATAGGACATTATACACAGATGGTCTGGAAAGATACCACTGAGATAGGTTGCGGACTAGCAAGTGATGCAATTCAAGACTATTTGGTGTGCCGATACAACCCAACCGGCAACTTTTATGGGCAAACACCTTACTAG
- a CDS encoding heavy-metal-associated domain-containing protein, whose translation MPSYEKAHFKVVGMYCTTCKPIVENQLRNNKAIRKIDINYMTDSVVVEFDPLLTTIKEIKASLEKSGYTFVRVPRY comes from the coding sequence TTGCCCTCATATGAAAAGGCCCATTTCAAAGTTGTTGGAATGTATTGTACCACTTGTAAGCCCATCGTAGAAAATCAATTGAGAAATAATAAAGCAATCAGGAAAATAGACATAAATTATATGACTGACAGTGTGGTTGTTGAATTTGATCCCCTTTTAACCACTATTAAAGAAATAAAAGCAAGTTTAGAAAAGTCAGGTTACACATTTGTTAGGGTGCCTCGTTATTGA
- a CDS encoding Lrp/AsnC family transcriptional regulator yields the protein MIKIESFDNIKDIQSEKKVNTINNPKRSKKNAHRNLPNRGVKIVKKNTTTSIDVCDNSREYSTSSLTNFITADKFDILIIKELLKDPSITTLEISLKSGIPFSITHKKRRLIESKVLQKKHFLDFKILGLNFRFADVFVNIQGDKVNYLVNQLYSTSFTKNIIKIMRVKGEVNGVCIKALYQDSEELFFFIDKVRSYPFVSNVYFSEIIEVLGDNTVNVILNLLSKDSIF from the coding sequence GTGATAAAAATAGAATCCTTTGATAACATAAAAGATATACAATCAGAAAAGAAGGTTAATACAATCAATAATCCTAAACGTTCAAAAAAGAATGCTCATAGAAATCTACCTAATAGAGGCGTCAAAATAGTAAAAAAAAATACCACTACATCTATTGATGTTTGCGACAATAGTAGGGAATATTCTACTTCTAGCCTTACTAACTTTATAACAGCAGACAAATTCGATATACTCATTATCAAAGAGCTTCTAAAAGATCCATCTATTACTACCTTAGAGATCTCTTTAAAATCAGGAATTCCATTTTCTATCACCCATAAAAAAAGAAGACTCATAGAGTCAAAAGTTTTGCAAAAAAAACACTTTCTTGACTTTAAAATACTAGGACTCAACTTTAGGTTTGCCGATGTATTTGTAAACATTCAAGGAGACAAAGTAAATTATCTTGTAAATCAACTCTACTCAACATCTTTTACTAAAAATATAATCAAAATTATGAGAGTCAAAGGGGAGGTAAATGGAGTTTGTATAAAGGCTTTATATCAAGATTCAGAAGAATTGTTCTTTTTTATAGATAAAGTAAGATCATATCCTTTTGTTTCAAATGTATATTTTTCAGAAATAATAGAGGTATTAGGAGACAATACTGTGAATGTTATTCTGAACTTACTCAGCAAAGACTCGATATTTTAG
- a CDS encoding winged helix-turn-helix transcriptional regulator, translated as MPLELDELDVSIINSILEDGRKSFRQISRDTGITTPTVKARYDRLVNIGFIKGVLPIFDFEKIEISEEKEKKNFVIQLESLKENVKRKRNIHNNYQNSNSNFEEEIRTIQKKISGGLAINIVCDFCEGPVHDKPKILKFANIERFFCCNSCKSGYSQKYHGRIESIKRKYEGKSEIDG; from the coding sequence ATGCCACTTGAACTTGATGAGCTTGATGTATCTATTATCAATTCAATTTTAGAAGACGGTAGAAAATCTTTCAGGCAGATTTCGAGGGATACAGGAATAACTACTCCTACAGTAAAAGCCAGGTATGATCGACTCGTAAATATTGGATTTATCAAGGGTGTCTTACCCATATTTGACTTTGAGAAAATAGAAATAAGTGAGGAAAAAGAAAAAAAGAATTTCGTCATCCAATTAGAGAGTCTTAAGGAAAATGTAAAGAGAAAAAGAAATATTCACAATAACTATCAGAATAGTAATAGTAATTTTGAAGAAGAAATACGGACAATTCAGAAAAAAATTTCAGGTGGTTTAGCGATAAATATTGTTTGCGATTTTTGTGAGGGACCAGTCCATGACAAACCTAAAATTCTGAAATTTGCAAATATTGAAAGATTCTTTTGTTGTAATTCCTGCAAATCAGGCTATAGTCAGAAATACCATGGTAGAATAGAGTCGATAAAAAGAAAATATGAGGGCAAATCTGAAATTGATGGATAG
- a CDS encoding DUF1326 domain-containing protein, which translates to MTVNIPPWKASGDWFDVCKCKIPCPCEFAQEPTFGNCEGILAYHINKGNYGDVKLDELNALAIGAFEGNIWAGKTKVNLGLFFDERADEKQRDALQMIFSGKAGGFMAEFAKLIGEIRGIDFAPIKFEISKDLSNWSAEIPGKVLAKAVALGGPMTPPGKRVQTINPPGSEVGPGAIATWGTAVKDEVDTMSFKWQREGRSSKHIPFNWEGP; encoded by the coding sequence ATGACAGTTAACATCCCACCTTGGAAAGCCTCAGGGGATTGGTTTGATGTATGCAAATGTAAGATTCCCTGTCCATGTGAATTTGCACAAGAACCTACATTTGGGAATTGCGAAGGTATTTTGGCATATCATATCAACAAAGGAAATTACGGCGATGTAAAATTAGACGAATTGAATGCATTAGCTATTGGAGCCTTTGAAGGAAATATTTGGGCAGGAAAGACAAAAGTAAATCTCGGACTTTTTTTTGATGAGCGCGCTGATGAAAAACAAAGAGATGCACTGCAGATGATTTTTAGTGGTAAAGCAGGAGGGTTTATGGCAGAATTTGCCAAGTTGATTGGGGAAATTAGGGGAATTGATTTTGCCCCAATAAAATTTGAAATTTCTAAAGACTTGAGTAACTGGAGTGCCGAGATTCCCGGAAAAGTTCTTGCAAAAGCAGTAGCACTAGGGGGCCCAATGACTCCGCCTGGAAAAAGAGTTCAAACAATAAATCCACCTGGAAGTGAGGTTGGTCCAGGTGCAATTGCTACTTGGGGCACAGCTGTAAAGGACGAAGTAGATACAATGAGTTTTAAGTGGCAGAGAGAAGGCAGGTCTAGCAAGCATATTCCTTTTAACTGGGAGGGTCCATGA